GACGGGCGATTCGCGAATCGCCCCTACGGTGTCTCTGCGGGCAGGCAGTCCTGGATACCGGCATTCGCCGGTATGTCGACGCGGGGCGAGTCCGTCTGAAGGCACAGGGCGAACGGTAGGGCGGGACGGGCGATTCGTGAATCGCCCCTACGGTGTCTGCGGGCAGGCAGTCCTGGATACCGGCATTCGCCGGTATATCGACGCGGGGCGAGTCCGTCTGAAGGCACAGGGCGAACGGTGGGGGCGGGACGGGCGATTCGCGAATCGCCCCTACGGTGGGACGGGGCTAGCGGTATTCCTTGATGTGCCGCTGGGCTTCGAGGTCGAGGTCGCGGGTGATGATGGCGTCCTTCTTGCTGTACTGGCGCTTGCCCTTGGCGAGCCCCAGCAGCACCTTCGCGACGCGCCCTTTGATATACAGCCGCAGCGGGACGATGGTGTGCCCCTTCTGGGAGACGGCCACGGCGAGGTTGTCCATCTGGTTGCGGTGCAGGAGCAGCTTGCGCGGGCGCTTGGGCTCATGGTTGTGGATGTTGCCCTGCTCGTATGGGGCGAGGTGCATGCCCTCAAGCCAGAGCTCGCGCTTGAGCTCGCGGGCATAGGCGCCGCGCAGGTCGACCCGGCCGGTGCGGATGGAC
This is a stretch of genomic DNA from Chloroflexota bacterium. It encodes these proteins:
- the smpB gene encoding SsrA-binding protein SmpB; this translates as MSTKKGRRSAKSPESTIRRGGTVAVNRRATYDYDILDTVEAGLVLTGTEIKSIRTGRVDLRGAYARELKRELWLEGMHLAPYEQGNIHNHEPKRPRKLLLHRNQMDNLAVAVSQKGHTIVPLRLYIKGRVAKVLLGLAKGKRQYSKKDAIITRDLDLEAQRHIKEYR